A single window of uncultured Pseudodesulfovibrio sp. DNA harbors:
- a CDS encoding DUF3150 domain-containing protein, whose product MDTHTDITVLDNLMALNMDVNIWTAKKKLTPADFGGASLPPEELASLGSKKICNPQELRIFGTLKARAVNLLDRTGVRFLGGWAIPEDKADCTVSELTAIRDDFLTAKEQFLNRYDEAVRDWILQHPGWEKMIGRSTVSADYVHSRIGFKWQLFKLLPPTNDAVHQGLQDEVKDLGGTLFDEVAKAATDTWKRCFEGKDKVTHKALSPLRSIHTKLSGLSFVEPRVVPVVDLLDTAFSCVLARGYIHGSALVMLQGVVSLLRDPATLVAHGQKILDGNEANEILAGLVADTIPPLPETMPAPRTDFVPELVHQHQIDSHGLW is encoded by the coding sequence ATGGATACCCATACAGATATCACTGTGCTCGACAATTTGATGGCCCTGAACATGGACGTAAACATCTGGACTGCTAAGAAAAAGTTGACACCTGCTGATTTCGGTGGTGCAAGCTTGCCGCCTGAAGAGCTTGCTTCTCTTGGCAGTAAGAAGATCTGCAACCCTCAGGAGCTGCGTATCTTCGGGACACTGAAAGCCCGTGCTGTGAACTTGCTGGATAGAACCGGTGTTCGTTTTCTTGGCGGCTGGGCTATCCCTGAGGATAAAGCTGATTGCACCGTGTCGGAATTGACCGCGATCCGAGATGACTTCCTGACTGCAAAGGAACAGTTCCTCAACCGGTATGATGAAGCCGTGCGCGATTGGATCTTACAGCATCCTGGTTGGGAAAAAATGATCGGAAGGTCTACGGTCAGCGCGGATTACGTGCATAGCCGTATCGGATTCAAGTGGCAGTTGTTCAAGCTGTTGCCTCCTACGAATGACGCCGTACATCAAGGCTTGCAGGATGAAGTCAAAGACCTTGGTGGAACTCTCTTCGATGAGGTGGCTAAAGCCGCTACAGACACATGGAAGAGGTGTTTTGAAGGGAAAGACAAGGTGACACACAAAGCCTTGTCTCCCTTACGTTCCATCCACACCAAGCTGTCAGGCCTGAGCTTCGTGGAGCCACGTGTGGTGCCGGTTGTAGATCTGCTGGACACGGCATTTAGCTGTGTGCTTGCCCGTGGATACATCCATGGCAGTGCATTAGTTATGCTTCAGGGAGTTGTGTCATTACTTCGTGATCCGGCAACCCTGGTGGCTCATGGGCAGAAGATTCTCGACGGCAATGAAGCCAACGAGATTTTGGCCGGGTTGGTGGCTGATACGATCCCTCCATTACCGGAGACTATGCCCGCACCAAGAACTGACTTCGTTCCTGAGCTGGTGCACCAGCACCAGATCGATAGCCATGGACTCTGGTGA
- a CDS encoding methyl-accepting chemotaxis protein translates to MRLYKDLSLRNKIMIPVGFLVMLVMGVTLTILIEEFKSVATKDAYTIGEEMAGKFGQQVKGELDKALSISWTLAQSLEAMVASPSTPSREEANHFLVELAESHEDLTSTWLAFEPDKFDGNDAAAIGTEGSDQNGQYLAWYQTGNKMSYGTNLDRAWYQTSLRSGKPFLTDPTEYLFDGEKIILISATAPIKVKSEIIGVAGVDLNMTQLKKVVEHITPYETGYGFLISNSGMIVADPSPQNVGKQVGETFGSEMEHLISNCLKSKRTVHTTFTKDDTEFELIISPFTIGETGLSWALGVAIPTAKIMDAANDVTWLSAIMSIGSIIVLLAIIFFLARSIVNPIRQGVTFTKQISSGDLNASLDIDQKDEIGELAADLTGMGQQLRSVVSDVRQSVEQVASGSEELSATAQTLSGGATEQAANVEEVSASMEEMASNISQNADNAGETEKIARRSAQDAEEGGEAVTQTVQAMREIADKITIIEDIARQTNLLALNAAIEAARAGEHGKGFAVVAAEVRKLAERSGEAAAEISDLSASSVAVAESAGGMLNKMVPDIKRTAELIQEIAAASNEQNAGAEQVNKAMLKLDEMTQQIAAAAEEVSATSEELARQSVQLQSAIAFFKVNDMPGARSTVHVARKTAALPKGTQPTKQSNGGMTIPGMTDEGFERF, encoded by the coding sequence ATGCGACTATACAAAGATTTAAGCCTACGAAACAAAATTATGATTCCCGTTGGGTTTCTTGTGATGCTTGTCATGGGGGTTACCCTCACCATTCTGATCGAAGAATTTAAATCTGTTGCCACCAAAGATGCTTATACCATAGGCGAAGAAATGGCTGGTAAATTCGGACAGCAGGTCAAAGGGGAACTGGACAAGGCTTTATCCATAAGTTGGACTCTGGCCCAATCACTGGAAGCCATGGTAGCCTCCCCATCAACACCCAGTCGCGAAGAAGCAAACCACTTTCTCGTAGAGCTTGCCGAGTCGCATGAGGATCTCACTTCGACATGGCTCGCATTCGAACCTGATAAATTTGATGGAAATGATGCCGCTGCCATCGGTACTGAAGGCTCTGATCAAAACGGACAATATCTGGCGTGGTATCAAACCGGCAACAAGATGTCCTATGGTACAAATCTTGACAGAGCATGGTATCAAACCTCGCTTCGATCCGGGAAGCCATTCCTTACGGACCCGACTGAATATCTTTTTGACGGGGAAAAAATCATCCTGATTTCAGCAACAGCCCCTATTAAAGTAAAAAGCGAAATCATCGGTGTTGCGGGTGTGGACCTCAACATGACCCAGCTCAAAAAAGTCGTTGAGCACATCACTCCCTATGAAACAGGCTACGGCTTTCTCATCAGCAACTCTGGTATGATCGTAGCTGATCCATCCCCGCAGAATGTCGGCAAACAAGTTGGCGAAACCTTCGGTTCAGAGATGGAGCACCTCATCTCAAACTGCTTGAAATCCAAACGCACTGTACATACGACCTTCACCAAGGATGACACAGAATTTGAATTGATAATTTCTCCCTTTACGATCGGTGAAACAGGACTAAGCTGGGCACTTGGCGTGGCAATCCCCACAGCCAAGATCATGGACGCTGCAAACGACGTTACATGGCTCTCCGCCATCATGAGCATCGGTTCCATTATAGTACTCCTCGCCATCATCTTTTTCCTGGCACGGTCCATCGTGAATCCTATCCGTCAAGGCGTCACTTTCACCAAACAAATTTCTTCCGGTGATCTGAATGCCAGCTTGGACATCGATCAAAAAGACGAAATCGGCGAACTTGCTGCCGACCTGACCGGCATGGGACAACAGCTTCGTTCAGTTGTCAGCGATGTCCGTCAATCTGTTGAACAGGTGGCCAGCGGCAGTGAAGAACTCTCCGCCACAGCGCAAACTCTTTCCGGAGGAGCAACAGAACAGGCTGCCAATGTCGAAGAGGTTTCTGCCAGCATGGAAGAAATGGCATCTAACATCAGCCAGAATGCAGATAACGCCGGTGAAACAGAAAAAATCGCTCGTCGTTCCGCACAGGATGCAGAAGAAGGCGGCGAAGCAGTCACTCAAACCGTGCAGGCCATGCGAGAGATCGCTGACAAAATCACTATTATTGAAGACATTGCCCGCCAAACAAATCTTCTCGCTCTCAACGCAGCCATCGAAGCCGCCCGAGCCGGTGAACACGGTAAGGGATTTGCCGTGGTCGCAGCAGAAGTTCGCAAACTGGCCGAACGCAGTGGAGAGGCTGCCGCAGAAATCAGCGATTTGTCCGCCTCAAGCGTTGCAGTCGCAGAATCCGCAGGCGGCATGCTCAACAAAATGGTTCCGGATATCAAACGCACAGCCGAATTGATTCAGGAAATAGCCGCAGCATCCAATGAACAAAATGCCGGAGCCGAACAGGTCAACAAGGCCATGCTCAAGCTGGATGAAATGACGCAACAAATCGCAGCCGCCGCCGAAGAAGTCTCAGCGACCTCGGAAGAATTGGCCAGACAATCTGTACAACTCCAGTCTGCCATCGCCTTCTTCAAGGTCAACGACATGCCCGGAGCAAGGTCCACTGTCCACGTAGCGAGAAAAACGGCAGCACTCCCCAAGGGGACTCAGCCGACCAAACAGTCAAATGGCGGCATGACTATTCCCGGTATGACCGATGAGGGCTTTGAAAGGTTCTAA
- a CDS encoding AAA family ATPase yields MSDILKELQALKSAEHDAGEIFSGKKSKRKVRGFSSASSFTPDLNPEYLLHDSSRDAVVWFMDSSDPLYVFGPPGAGKTSLIKQLAAKLNYPVFDITGHGRLEFPDMVGHLTVEDSNMSFQYGPLALAMKFGGLFLLNEIDLLDPATAAGLNGILDGDPLCIPENGGEVIKPHPLFRFAATANTNGGTDETGLYQGTLRQNLAFMDRFWLCKISYPSSKAERELLHRKSPTLPKDVRTKMVEFANEVRKLFMGEADGNYRDTIEVTFSTRTLIRWADLTVRFQPLARQGIQPVTYALDRALGYRASSETRTVLHELAQRLFPQENME; encoded by the coding sequence ATGAGCGATATCCTGAAAGAGCTTCAAGCGTTGAAGTCAGCCGAACATGACGCTGGCGAAATCTTTAGCGGTAAAAAGTCCAAACGCAAGGTTCGTGGTTTTTCCTCTGCGTCTTCGTTCACCCCTGACCTGAATCCCGAATATTTGCTTCACGACTCCAGCCGTGACGCGGTTGTTTGGTTCATGGATTCATCCGATCCGCTCTATGTCTTCGGACCTCCGGGGGCGGGGAAAACCAGTCTCATCAAGCAGCTTGCGGCCAAGCTCAACTATCCGGTTTTCGACATCACCGGACATGGACGTTTGGAATTCCCCGATATGGTCGGCCATTTGACCGTGGAGGACTCAAATATGTCCTTCCAGTACGGACCACTGGCTCTCGCTATGAAATTCGGAGGACTCTTCCTGCTTAACGAAATCGATCTTCTCGATCCAGCGACCGCTGCCGGTTTGAATGGCATCTTGGACGGTGATCCGTTGTGTATTCCCGAGAACGGCGGGGAAGTAATCAAGCCACATCCGCTGTTTCGGTTTGCTGCCACAGCTAATACCAACGGTGGCACTGACGAAACCGGACTCTACCAGGGAACACTTCGGCAGAATCTAGCTTTCATGGATCGATTCTGGCTTTGTAAAATTAGCTATCCGAGTTCCAAGGCAGAACGAGAATTGCTCCATCGTAAGAGTCCCACACTACCCAAGGATGTTCGCACTAAAATGGTCGAGTTTGCCAACGAGGTGCGAAAACTCTTCATGGGTGAGGCGGACGGTAACTATCGCGACACCATTGAGGTGACATTCTCGACTCGTACCCTCATTCGTTGGGCAGATCTCACTGTTCGATTTCAACCTCTCGCAAGGCAAGGCATCCAGCCTGTGACCTACGCGCTTGATCGTGCTCTTGGCTATCGTGCCAGTTCTGAAACCAGGACTGTTCTGCACGAGTTGGCTCAACGTTTATTCCCTCAGGAAAATATGGAGTAA
- a CDS encoding SH3 domain-containing protein translates to MTQHHFHPMLAHIFWVLLVLAVAPSVSKAEADGPDHWRVHGVEVNDVLNIRSEPNWKSVKIGEIPADGQCVKNLGCKGGLTFEESTTLSEEEKQAISKSRPRWCKVEYEGFVGWVAGRYLREGVCDK, encoded by the coding sequence ATGACACAACATCATTTTCATCCCATGCTAGCGCACATCTTTTGGGTATTGTTGGTTTTAGCCGTGGCTCCTTCGGTTTCCAAGGCAGAAGCTGACGGGCCAGATCATTGGCGAGTACATGGTGTTGAAGTCAATGATGTGTTGAATATTCGCTCCGAGCCCAATTGGAAATCTGTAAAAATTGGTGAGATACCTGCTGATGGGCAATGCGTGAAAAATCTGGGCTGTAAGGGAGGCCTCACTTTTGAAGAGTCAACCACTCTTTCAGAAGAGGAAAAGCAGGCTATCAGCAAGAGCCGTCCCCGGTGGTGCAAAGTTGAATATGAAGGTTTCGTTGGGTGGGTAGCCGGTCGATATTTACGAGAAGGTGTTTGCGATAAGTGA
- the bioA gene encoding adenosylmethionine--8-amino-7-oxononanoate transaminase — MNGYFITGTDTDVGKTCVTAALLRAFLDADRHTQAIKPIQSGCIETPHGLQAEDVEVYARFAAPYFPDGYPEACCHKYLPACSPHLAAEMAGETVNVDELTDEVRNLTVDRELILVEGAGGAAVPLGNGQTMLDLMQRLDLPVIIVADNKLGVINHALMTIEMIRGCGLTVAGVVITNTSVSTTDDAHLRQDNVETIANWGNVPILADIPYVDDADFDTIFIQHMTSALDILPEFSSQYAEDMDFDRDHIWHPYTSALDPLPTVKVHSTRGTRIVLEDGSELIDGMASWWCAIHGYANPTLNKAARSQLGRMSHVMFGGLTHEPAINLCRTLRDMTPDGLDHVFLADSGSVSVEAAIKMALQYMQADGQTERTKLFTVRGGYHGDTCGAMSVCDPDNGMHQLFSGLLPQQIFAPHPACRLGEEYDPASLDEARRIFKANSQKIAAIIVEPIVQGAGGMYFYHPEYLRGLRKLADEHDVLLILDEIATGFGRTGKLFACEWSDVTPDIMCVGKALTGGTMTLAATLATTRVAHTISKNGGVFMHGPTFMGNPLACAVAQASLSILQQEDWKTQVHDIEHWLKESFGPCRTLPGVADVRVLGTIGVVEMDRPVNVQNLQDFFIKRGVWLRPFGKLIYVMPPYILTHEEAECLGTAVYDAIANNAHI; from the coding sequence ATGAACGGATACTTCATTACCGGCACCGATACGGATGTCGGAAAAACATGCGTCACAGCCGCCCTTTTACGGGCATTCCTCGATGCCGACCGCCATACTCAGGCCATTAAACCGATCCAGAGCGGCTGCATTGAAACTCCACACGGCCTTCAAGCTGAAGATGTCGAAGTATACGCCAGATTCGCTGCGCCTTATTTCCCTGATGGGTATCCCGAAGCCTGTTGCCACAAGTACCTTCCGGCCTGCTCTCCGCACCTAGCGGCTGAAATGGCGGGAGAAACGGTAAACGTGGACGAACTTACCGATGAGGTCAGAAACCTTACTGTTGACCGGGAACTCATTCTTGTGGAGGGGGCTGGCGGGGCAGCCGTGCCTCTCGGCAACGGACAGACCATGCTTGATCTCATGCAACGACTTGACCTGCCGGTGATCATCGTTGCCGACAACAAACTGGGCGTCATCAACCACGCACTCATGACTATTGAAATGATTCGTGGTTGCGGGCTGACTGTAGCCGGAGTGGTCATAACAAACACTTCCGTTTCTACCACAGACGACGCACACCTCCGACAAGACAATGTCGAAACCATCGCCAATTGGGGCAACGTTCCAATTCTGGCTGATATCCCATACGTCGATGACGCTGACTTCGACACAATTTTCATCCAGCACATGACCTCAGCTCTGGATATTCTGCCGGAATTTTCTTCACAATACGCCGAAGATATGGATTTTGATCGAGATCACATATGGCATCCGTACACTTCTGCATTGGACCCACTGCCGACAGTTAAGGTCCATAGTACTCGCGGCACCCGCATCGTTCTGGAAGATGGAAGTGAACTCATCGATGGTATGGCTTCATGGTGGTGTGCCATTCACGGCTATGCAAACCCGACGCTCAATAAAGCCGCACGCTCTCAATTGGGCCGCATGTCACACGTCATGTTCGGTGGGCTGACGCATGAGCCTGCCATAAATTTATGTCGCACCCTCCGCGATATGACGCCTGACGGACTCGATCATGTTTTTCTCGCGGACTCGGGGTCCGTCAGTGTAGAGGCTGCCATCAAAATGGCTCTGCAATACATGCAGGCGGACGGACAGACAGAGCGCACCAAACTCTTCACGGTTCGTGGCGGCTATCATGGCGACACCTGTGGTGCTATGTCTGTCTGCGACCCCGACAACGGTATGCATCAACTCTTTTCAGGTCTTTTGCCACAGCAGATATTTGCTCCGCACCCAGCCTGTCGTCTTGGTGAAGAGTATGACCCAGCCAGCCTTGATGAAGCCAGACGAATCTTCAAAGCCAACAGCCAGAAGATCGCCGCCATCATCGTGGAACCTATCGTGCAAGGCGCAGGCGGCATGTATTTCTATCACCCCGAATACCTACGTGGTCTGCGAAAATTGGCCGACGAACACGATGTTCTGCTTATCCTTGATGAAATAGCCACTGGCTTCGGACGAACAGGTAAACTCTTTGCCTGTGAATGGAGTGACGTGACACCGGACATCATGTGCGTCGGCAAGGCTCTCACTGGCGGCACCATGACACTGGCCGCAACTCTTGCGACAACACGCGTAGCACATACCATTTCCAAAAACGGCGGTGTGTTCATGCACGGCCCGACCTTCATGGGCAACCCGTTGGCGTGCGCTGTCGCACAGGCCAGTCTCTCAATCCTGCAACAGGAAGACTGGAAAACACAGGTACACGACATTGAACACTGGCTAAAAGAATCATTCGGCCCGTGTCGCACGCTTCCCGGAGTCGCAGATGTCCGAGTACTCGGCACCATCGGCGTGGTGGAAATGGACCGCCCGGTCAATGTTCAGAATTTGCAGGATTTCTTCATTAAACGCGGTGTGTGGTTACGGCCCTTTGGCAAGCTCATATACGTCATGCCGCCCTATATCCTCACCCACGAAGAAGCGGAATGTCTTGGTACAGCCGTGTACGACGCAATCGCAAACAACGCTCATATATAA
- a CDS encoding site-specific integrase — MQSEHEKSFGTFSPKKKLTFFQNDVSYPKSSQENHQRDTSTASKRTSTHVYLKKNIYYFRYAFPLADKERLGYSEIRLSLRTAYKREALEYAKILYAELKGALMGSSTLTYSEIKIRLLNKLKELHPRLESRNEYAHALETASQNILGYPAPTPPFCPPSEQSKAAQQHFQKIELAFTLDELFDTEGMQSKPFIQCYKEFFGQLQNLAIACVDNDFGKQEVLLKEIEDEIQELLTRKATHLPLPVKNIVTTAAPLETPEATSLSYSELVDKYLEAKQSDGNISAKSVVDYKDKLSHFLDIKGDMQTKNISRDDIKKVKETLKKLPPQRNRLKKFRDKTIAELLETSHERTLSANSINQILSQLSSLFKWAIDEDYYVGKNPASIPRLKEKKHKREKCDPLTRGDIKATFSADKYIKDKHAQAAYFWAPLISLYTGMRREEISQLHNKDLYEHIDDDRNTQWVIDAKEESEMGISEDKRLKNLNATRIIPIHPDLIKIGLLEYHSRMLNKHTRLFPELNRSKEGIYGKEVGKQFSALLRKIKIKTPKKYFHSLRHSFRDQFKKKDISESCFYEVFGHESNEPVVTRRYGSSFTPKEKYDKIIRHLEYQLDIEMLSKSKFAKGKK; from the coding sequence ATGCAATCTGAGCACGAAAAATCCTTCGGCACTTTTTCCCCGAAAAAAAAATTAACTTTTTTTCAAAATGACGTTTCATACCCCAAAAGTTCGCAAGAAAACCATCAGCGAGACACCTCGACTGCCTCGAAGAGGACTTCGACCCACGTCTACCTGAAAAAGAACATCTACTACTTCAGGTATGCATTCCCTCTTGCAGATAAAGAAAGGCTCGGATACTCAGAAATCAGACTCAGCTTACGCACAGCTTACAAAAGAGAAGCTCTGGAGTACGCTAAAATACTCTACGCCGAGCTTAAAGGCGCACTTATGGGAAGCTCAACACTAACATACTCTGAAATCAAGATCAGGCTATTAAACAAACTGAAAGAACTGCATCCAAGGCTTGAATCCAGAAATGAATATGCACACGCTTTGGAAACGGCATCTCAAAACATCTTGGGGTATCCTGCGCCGACTCCACCGTTCTGCCCTCCTTCTGAACAGTCCAAAGCAGCACAGCAACATTTTCAAAAAATTGAACTAGCTTTTACATTGGACGAGCTCTTTGACACAGAAGGTATGCAATCCAAGCCATTTATTCAGTGTTACAAAGAGTTTTTTGGGCAACTTCAAAACTTGGCCATCGCTTGCGTGGATAATGACTTCGGCAAGCAAGAGGTACTGCTCAAAGAAATCGAAGATGAAATTCAGGAGCTACTTACTCGAAAAGCCACCCACCTACCTTTGCCTGTAAAAAACATCGTAACAACTGCTGCCCCACTCGAAACGCCTGAGGCAACATCGCTGTCCTATTCTGAGTTAGTTGATAAATATCTGGAAGCAAAACAATCTGACGGGAACATTTCTGCAAAATCAGTAGTGGATTACAAGGACAAGCTCTCGCACTTTCTTGACATCAAGGGAGATATGCAAACCAAAAACATCAGCCGGGACGATATAAAAAAAGTCAAAGAGACCCTGAAGAAGCTACCACCGCAGCGCAATAGGCTCAAAAAATTCAGAGACAAAACAATAGCTGAGCTTCTTGAAACATCCCATGAGAGAACCCTCTCGGCGAATTCCATCAACCAGATACTCAGCCAACTCTCCTCCTTGTTTAAATGGGCAATCGATGAAGATTATTATGTTGGGAAGAACCCTGCTAGCATACCGAGATTAAAAGAAAAGAAACACAAAAGAGAGAAATGTGACCCACTCACGAGGGGAGACATCAAAGCAACTTTCAGTGCTGATAAATACATCAAAGACAAGCACGCTCAGGCAGCTTATTTTTGGGCTCCACTGATATCTTTATATACAGGCATGCGACGAGAAGAGATCTCCCAACTGCACAACAAAGACTTATATGAACACATAGATGATGACAGGAATACGCAGTGGGTTATTGATGCTAAAGAAGAATCTGAAATGGGAATTTCTGAAGACAAAAGATTAAAAAATCTCAACGCAACACGAATCATTCCAATCCATCCAGACCTTATCAAGATCGGTTTGCTGGAGTATCATAGTCGGATGCTTAACAAGCATACACGCCTTTTTCCTGAGTTGAATAGAAGCAAAGAAGGGATCTATGGGAAGGAAGTTGGAAAGCAGTTTTCAGCTCTGTTAAGGAAAATAAAAATTAAGACTCCAAAAAAATATTTCCATTCACTGCGACACTCTTTCCGGGACCAGTTCAAAAAGAAAGATATTTCTGAATCATGCTTTTATGAAGTCTTTGGGCATGAATCCAATGAGCCAGTTGTCACCAGAAGATATGGAAGCTCTTTCACACCTAAAGAGAAATACGACAAGATCATCCGCCACCTCGAATATCAACTCGACATAGAAATGTTGAGCAAATCTAAGTTTGCCAAGGGTAAAAAATAG
- a CDS encoding VWA domain-containing protein — MKNTLIMKSLPMVASVLGRKYGVKVKIAGKGAYTDGTTIHLPALPLECSETLIGLARGYVDHEAAHIRETRFDWLRLANLTPLEMHVWNTFEDWRVEHRLARLFPGCRQNFNWLILHLFGNDSEQTTDPAMAVLNWLLLSVRAWDVSALNDQRDQVGAFVEAHFPGLIGRLNLILQKVRRYCDSTQDCILYAREVVAVLKEQTTSQVPQNKETMSELKPSKDEAGEVPRERISGTPVQGLKEMLAANDGDLPNGVGEALVDRLIKESPYDPNESLQVAQLGTKSIKPIDTECAAEARKASTALRIQLQGLLQSSVLARSRVGKHGRLDSRQLHRLSVADSRVFRQEGRKVGINTAVHILLDCSGSMRRRIQLTTQVCHAVATALDAIDGINVGVTAFPAGSPAESGVNKDGPTICPVLKHGDRMHDNFAINATGCTPLGEALWWTLQRVVPLAENRKIVLILTDGDPDSFNVALDAIEEGRRFGIEIYGLGIMSEAITKILPNHSRTINELSELAPAMFGILRSALIK; from the coding sequence ATGAAGAACACACTCATCATGAAGTCGCTCCCCATGGTGGCATCAGTCCTTGGCCGCAAGTATGGAGTAAAGGTCAAAATTGCTGGGAAAGGAGCATACACGGATGGGACTACCATCCACCTTCCTGCACTTCCCTTGGAGTGCAGTGAGACACTCATCGGCTTGGCCAGAGGCTATGTGGATCACGAAGCAGCCCATATCCGGGAAACTCGGTTCGATTGGTTACGTCTAGCGAATCTGACTCCGCTGGAGATGCACGTCTGGAACACCTTCGAGGACTGGCGTGTTGAGCACCGGCTGGCCCGGCTGTTCCCTGGATGTAGGCAGAACTTTAACTGGCTGATCCTGCATCTGTTCGGCAATGACAGCGAGCAGACAACTGATCCGGCAATGGCAGTCCTCAATTGGCTGTTGTTGTCAGTCCGTGCCTGGGATGTATCGGCATTGAATGACCAGCGTGATCAAGTAGGCGCATTCGTCGAAGCCCATTTTCCCGGTCTGATTGGTCGGCTGAACCTGATCCTGCAAAAGGTGCGTAGATACTGCGATTCAACTCAGGATTGTATCCTTTATGCTCGCGAGGTCGTTGCTGTTCTAAAAGAGCAAACGACTTCTCAGGTGCCTCAAAACAAGGAAACAATGTCTGAATTGAAGCCCTCAAAAGACGAGGCTGGAGAAGTACCCAGAGAGCGTATTTCAGGCACTCCAGTGCAAGGTTTGAAAGAGATGCTGGCAGCAAACGATGGCGATCTACCAAATGGCGTAGGTGAAGCTCTTGTGGATCGTCTAATAAAGGAAAGTCCCTACGATCCCAACGAATCCTTGCAGGTAGCTCAACTCGGTACCAAATCAATCAAACCGATTGATACAGAATGCGCAGCTGAAGCGAGGAAAGCCTCCACTGCCTTGAGGATTCAGCTTCAAGGGCTCTTGCAGTCATCCGTACTTGCACGAAGTAGAGTCGGGAAACATGGCCGCCTGGATTCGAGACAACTGCACCGATTGTCGGTGGCAGATTCACGAGTCTTCAGACAAGAAGGTCGGAAGGTTGGCATCAACACTGCCGTTCACATCTTGCTTGACTGTTCTGGCTCCATGAGACGGCGCATACAGCTAACCACACAGGTATGTCACGCCGTTGCTACGGCTTTGGATGCTATCGACGGAATCAATGTGGGAGTGACTGCCTTTCCGGCTGGTTCTCCTGCTGAAAGTGGAGTGAACAAGGATGGGCCGACTATTTGTCCTGTCCTGAAGCATGGCGATAGAATGCATGACAACTTCGCCATCAATGCCACCGGCTGTACTCCTTTGGGAGAAGCTCTCTGGTGGACTTTGCAGCGAGTTGTTCCACTTGCCGAAAACAGAAAGATCGTCTTGATCTTAACCGACGGTGATCCTGATTCCTTCAACGTGGCTCTCGATGCCATTGAGGAAGGCAGGCGTTTCGGTATTGAAATCTATGGCTTAGGCATCATGTCTGAAGCCATCACAAAAATCCTTCCTAATCATAGTCGCACTATCAACGAGTTGTCCGAACTAGCTCCCGCCATGTTTGGAATACTTCGTAGTGCGTTGATCAAATAA